A genomic region of Mustela erminea isolate mMusErm1 chromosome 12, mMusErm1.Pri, whole genome shotgun sequence contains the following coding sequences:
- the LOC116571095 gene encoding olfactory receptor 1L6-like: MLRGNQSRMTEFFLLGLTSDPKEQGWLFASFLTMYLVNVAGNSVIIAAIRGDARLHTPMYFFLSNLSLVDICFTSVIVPRMLASMLSQNKKVPFAQCLTQMYFFVAFGITDSFLLAAMALDRYTAICHPLHYTTTMSPQSCLLLVMSSWVLSHLHSLAHTILMARLSFCGPNIIHHFFCDVQPLLTLSCSDTSVNELLAFTEGSFVIMSPFILIIVSYVFITRAVLRVPSGRGRYKVFSTCGSHLTVVALFYGTIIFVYIRPSSTYSVTKDRVVTVIYTVVTPMLNPFIYSLRNKDMKQALKKLIRRAE; encoded by the coding sequence ATGCTGAGGGGAAACCAGAGCCGTATGACTGAATTCTTCCTCCTGGGACTGACCAGTGACCCCAAAGAGCAGGGGTGGCTCTTTGCCAGCTTCCTCACCATGTATCTGGTCAACGTGGCTGGCAACTCAGTCATCATTGCAGCCATCCGAGGGGATGCCCGCCTCCatacccccatgtacttcttcctttccaacctcTCCCTGGTGGACATCTGCTTTACAAGTGTCATCGTGCCAAGGATGCTGGCAAGTATGCTGAGCCAGAACAAGAAGGTCCCCTTTGCCCAGTGCCTCACACAGATGTATTTCTTTGTGGCCTTTGGGATCACTGACAGCTTCCTCCTGGCTGCCATGGCTCTTGACCGCTACACAGCCATCTGTCACCCGCTGCATTACACCACGACCATGAGCCCCCAGAGCTGTCTCCTGCTGGTGATGTCGTCCTGGGTGCTGTCCCACCTCCACTCACTCGCCCACACGATTCTCATGGCCCGCCTCTCCTTCTGTGGGCCCAACATCATCCACCACTTCTTCTGTGACGTTCAGCCACTGCTGACGCTCTCCTGCTCTGACACCTCTGTCAATGAGCTTCTGGCCTTCACAGAGGGCTCCTTTGTGATCATGAGTCCCTTCATCTTGATTATTGTCTCTTATGTTTTCATCACCCGTGCTGTTCTGAGGGTCCCTTCCGGGAGAGGCAGGTACAAGGTCTTCTCCACCTGTGGATCCCACCTCACAGTTGTGGCACTATTCTATGGAACCATAATATTTGTGTACATTCGCCCCTCATCCACCTACTCAGTGACAAAGGACCGTGTGGTCACTGTCATCTATACAGTAGTTACTCCCATGCTGAACCCTTTTATCTATAGTCTTAGGAACAAGGACATGAAGCAGGCCTTGAAAAAGCTGATCAGAAGAGCAGAATAG